The following proteins come from a genomic window of Nicotiana tomentosiformis chromosome 12, ASM39032v3, whole genome shotgun sequence:
- the LOC104100282 gene encoding glucan endo-1,3-beta-glucosidase 8-like, which produces MLKLGVLVVVLYFLVYLGDNKKSVEGLGVNWGTMASHPLEPKIVVQMLKDNGIKKVKLFDADKTTMNALAGTDIEVMVAIPNDQLLTMTDYDRAKDWVRRNVTRYNIKAGVNIKYVAVGNEPFLTAYNNSFVNLTFPALQNIQNALNEAGVGDSIKATVPLNADVYFSPESNPVPSAGRFRTDIAELMTQIVQFMNKNQAPFTVNIYPFLSLYSNEHFPIDFAFFDGASNPVVDNGVEYTNVFDANFDTLYSALKAVGYGNMNILVGEVGWPTDGDKNANLNYAYRFYKGLFSRLAANKGTPLRPGYIEVYLFGLIDEDAKSIAPGNFERHWGIFRYDGQPKFPMDISGQGQDKHLVAAKNVQYLPKRWCMLNPNANNLSILANNIDYACTFSDCTALGYGSSCNNLDANGNASYAFNMYYQVQNQLDLSCDFQGLAMVTDKNISQGTCNFIIQTGIYSVSSKVLPGIVVLLSGFTFLLL; this is translated from the exons ATGTTGAAACTTGGGGTTTTAGTAGTAGTATTATATTTCCTGGTATATTTGGGTGATAATAAAAAAAGTGTTGAAGGCCTAGGAGTAAACTGGGGAACAATGGCAAGCCACCCATTGGAGCCAAAAATAGTGGTGCAAATGCTGAAGGACAATGGTATAAAGAAAGTGAAGCTGTTTGATGCAGATAAGACAACAATGAATGCACTTGCAGGTACTGATATTGAAGTTATGGTTGCCATTCCTAATGATCAACTTCTTACTATGACTGATTATGATCGAGCTAAAGATTGGGTTAGACGCAATGTCACTCGCTACAATATCAAAGCTGGTGTTAACATCAA ATATGTGGCAGTTGGTAATGAGCCTTTTTTGACAGCCTACAACAACTCCTTTGTGAACTTAACATTCCCAGCTCTACAGAACATCCAAAATGCACTAAATGAAGCAGGAGTAGGGGACTCCATAAAAGCAACTGTACCACTAAATGCTGATGTCTATTTCTCACCAGAGTCTAATCCTGTACCTTCTGCTGGTAGATTCCGGACCGACATAGCTGAACTAATGACACAGATTGTTCAATTCATGAACAAGAATCAAGCACCCTTTACTGTAAACATTTACCCCTTTCTAAGTCTTTATTCCAATGAACATTTCCCAATTGACTTTGCTTTCTTTGATGGTGCTAGCAACCCTGTAGTCGATAACGGGGTCGAGTACACCAATGTCTTTGATGCCAACTTTGATACCCTGTATTCAGCATTAAAAGCAGTTGGTTATGGCAACATGAACATTCTAGTTGGAGAAGTTGGTTGGCCTACAGATGGTGACAAGAATGCTAATTTAAACTACGCGTATCGATTCTATAAAGGACTGTTTTCCAGGCTTGCAGCTAACAAAGGAACACCCCTTAGACCTGGATACATTGAAGTTTACTTGTTTGGACTAATTGATGAGGATGCTAAAAGTATTGCTCCTGGTAATTTTGAGCGACACTGGGGAATTTTTCGATACGATGGGCAGCCAAAGTTTCCTATGGACATTTCAGGTCAGGGACAAGATAAGCATCTTGTTGCTGCAAAAAATGTGCAATATCTTCCTAAAAGATGGTGCATGCTTAATCCAAATGCTAATAATTTGAGCATACTTGCTAATAACATTGACTATGCTTGCACATTCTCAGATTGTACAGCATTAGGATATGGTTCTTCTTGCAATAATTTAGATGCTAATGGGAATGCATCATATGCATTTAATATGTATTACCAGGTTCAGAATCAATTAGATTTGAGTTGTGATTTTCAAGGATTGGCAATGGTGACTGACAAGAATATATCTCAAGGGACTTGTAACTTTATTATTCAGACAGGTATTTACTCTGTCTCTTCTAAGGTTTTGCCTGGAATTGTTGTATTGCTAAGTGGCTTCACATTTCTTTTACTGTAG